The genomic segment CGCCACCGGCCGCGGCTTTTATGATGACCGGGTACCCCAGTTCCCGGGCAATTTTTGCCGCCTCCACGGGGTCCTGGACGGCCCCTTCGGTGCCCGGAGTAATTGGAAGGCCATACTTCTTGGCGGTGTTCCGGGCCTGAACCTTGTCTCCCAATAGGTCGATCACCTCCGGGTCGGGACCGATAAAAATAAGTCCTTCTTTCTGCACCGCCCGGGCAAAGTCGGCACTTTCTGACAAGAACCCAACCCCCGGATGAATGGCCTGACAGCCAGTCCTGAGGGCCGCCATGATGAGATTTTCCTTTACCAGGTAACTTTTTGCCGACGGAGGAGGCCCAATACACACCGCCTGATCTGCCAACTGTACGTGGAGGCTATCCCGGTCGGCGGTGGAATAGACCGCCACCGTCTCGATGCCCAGTTCCCGGCAGGTGCGGATAACCCGGACGGCGATTTCCCCCCGGTTTGCAATGAGGATACGTCGTACCACGGGAAACTCCTATAGTCGTTTTACTTCGAAGAGGGCCTGCCCATACTCGACGAGGTCCCCATTTTGGGCCTTGATAGCGACAATTTCACAATCGAATTCCGCTTCCAGGTGATTCATCATCTTCATGGCTTCGAGGATACAGAGGGTCTGGCCCGCCTTTACCTTGCTTCCAATCTCTACGAAGGGAGGCGCATCAGGACTGGGGGATCGATAAAAGGTCGCCACAATGGGGCTGGTAATAACTTCGGTTCCTGCCGCTGTGGCGCCCCCTTCGTGGGCAGGAAGCCCCAGGTGTACCCCCTGGTCATGACCAGAGCCAGAAGCGACACCCGCGCTTCCAGCAGAAGAAAGAGCGGGAGCCCCCTGTTTTTCCACAGAGGTCGTCGCAATGGCGGTTCCTTCTCCCCGGCCCCGGAGGGCCGCTTCTTTCCGTAACACCAGGTGAATAGAGCCATCGCTCAGTTCAAGTTCCGCAATGGAACTGGTGCCGAATTTTTCTATAATGGCAAGTAAATTCTTATCATCCATGGTATTCGCTCCTTTTCATTTTTCCTTAAATTCCTGAAGGATCCACATCGGCTTCGTAATCCACACCGGCCACATCAAAACCATGGGCTTCCAGGAAGTCGTGTCGATACCCTTCCACGTCGGCCAGTTCAAAGATATTTTCCTCCGTGGCGGCTTCCATGCGTCGTTTGGTCTCGGCCTGCACATCATCCCGCATCTCCCAGTCGTCGATACGGATCCGGCGTTCCCCATCGACCGGGACCCGGCTGGCATTCCGGGCAGCCTCAACGGTGTAGAGCCGATCCCGGTACAGACGGACCAATTGCTCGATGCAGCCTTCGTGGAGGTTCTTTTCTTTCATCACCTTAAAAAGACAGGAAATATAGAGGGGGATGATGGGGATTACCGCGCTCGCCCGGGTTACCAGGGCCTTGTTTACCGAAACCCAGGCGGCCCCTCCCACCTGCCTGGCAAGTCTGTCGTTTAAAACATGGCTTGTTTTTTCCAGGTGTTCCTTGGCTTTTCCAATGGTTCCATTTTTATAGATGGGCCAGGAAAGCTCGGGCCCGATGTAGGTGTAAGCTACGGTACGGGCGCCCGGGGCAAGCACCCCCGCCGCCAGGAGGGCATCGATCCACAGTTCCCAGTCCTCCCCGCCCATCACCTTTACCGTATGGGCTATCTCTTCCTCCGTAGCAGGTTCGGCGGTAGCGATGCTGATCTTTCCCGTCATCATGTCCAGGGTTTTGCCCGAAAAGGGGGCCCCGATGGGCTTGATCACCGAGCGATACAGGGTCCCATCCCGGGGATCGGTGCGCACCGGGCTCGCGAGGGAATAGACCACCAGGTCCACCTGGGCGGGGATTCCTGCCTTCTGGGCAACTTCCTTGATTGCCGCGATGGCCCGGTCCTTCATTTCGCTGGAAAAGGCGTCCCCATCCAGGCTCTGGCTTACCAGGCCCGCCGTGGCGGCTTCCCGATCAAAGGCAAGGTTATTGTACCAGCCGGGGGTACCCGGTTTGGTGGGGCTCCCGGCCTTTTCAAAGGAGATACCCACCGTAGCGGCCCCATAGCCAAAGGCAGCGGCGATGCGGCTCGCAAGGCCATAGCCCGTAGAACAGCCAATCACCAGGGCAAGGCGAGGGGCCCCCTGGGGCGCCCTTCGGGCCGCCTCCATAGGAGAGAGGCCACCCGCCAGGTGGGTGGTAACGTAGTTAATCTGGTTTTGCACCGCCTTAAGGCACCCCGTGGGATGGCTACTTAAGCAGATATTGTTGCGGATCATCGGTTTAATTATCATTGGTTTCCTCCTGATGAACTAAAAGGGCCATTGACCCTGCGGTATGGGAAAGCTCATTGGGCGTTTCCCCCGGCGACGTCCGCCGAAACGCCTCCCACAAGGCACATCCACTCGGCCTCTGCGGCAAGCTCAGAGCCCACGTAGACCTTGCCGGCCTGCTTTATCATCCTGCTTGAAACCCGCAGGTTTTCGATTTCCAGGCGCACCTCATCGCCGGGCCGAACCTGACGGCGGAATTTTACGTTATCTACCGATGCAAGGAAAAAGAGGGAATCCCCCCCGAGGATGCCCAGTTTCCGAAGGCCCGCACCCCCCGCCTGGGCCATGGTTT from the Treponema sp. J25 genome contains:
- the accB gene encoding acetyl-CoA carboxylase biotin carboxyl carrier protein; the encoded protein is MDDKNLLAIIEKFGTSSIAELELSDGSIHLVLRKEAALRGRGEGTAIATTSVEKQGAPALSSAGSAGVASGSGHDQGVHLGLPAHEGGATAAGTEVITSPIVATFYRSPSPDAPPFVEIGSKVKAGQTLCILEAMKMMNHLEAEFDCEIVAIKAQNGDLVEYGQALFEVKRL
- the fabV gene encoding enoyl-ACP reductase FabV → MIIKPMIRNNICLSSHPTGCLKAVQNQINYVTTHLAGGLSPMEAARRAPQGAPRLALVIGCSTGYGLASRIAAAFGYGAATVGISFEKAGSPTKPGTPGWYNNLAFDREAATAGLVSQSLDGDAFSSEMKDRAIAAIKEVAQKAGIPAQVDLVVYSLASPVRTDPRDGTLYRSVIKPIGAPFSGKTLDMMTGKISIATAEPATEEEIAHTVKVMGGEDWELWIDALLAAGVLAPGARTVAYTYIGPELSWPIYKNGTIGKAKEHLEKTSHVLNDRLARQVGGAAWVSVNKALVTRASAVIPIIPLYISCLFKVMKEKNLHEGCIEQLVRLYRDRLYTVEAARNASRVPVDGERRIRIDDWEMRDDVQAETKRRMEAATEENIFELADVEGYRHDFLEAHGFDVAGVDYEADVDPSGI
- the fabZ gene encoding 3-hydroxyacyl-ACP dehydratase FabZ; this translates as MNEMEQLLPHRRPFLFVDVIDEATKERIVARHVFTPDEFFFSGHFPQYPVVPGVILVETMAQAGGAGLRKLGILGGDSLFFLASVDNVKFRRQVRPGDEVRLEIENLRVSSRMIKQAGKVYVGSELAAEAEWMCLVGGVSADVAGGNAQ